From the Theileria equi strain WA chromosome 4 map unlocalized gcontig_1105316255041, whole genome shotgun sequence genome, one window contains:
- a CDS encoding signal peptide containing protein (encoded by transcript BEWA_047340A), which produces MNAVLRVPLLLTILLSTRTIIANPGDEERRDNNNEERRDKNGMILIDLDVSGDIPDKIKVIKSRTLFHLNRYRVAPEYKTHYRIGAISDNGMRVLDENHQNLPQYSNIMERQVSLFRDRYGTNVVRVTDTFKIENSKVIKNMLEFINKPGKSFYALLVRYHIDIDLLDPGTLDKLNVHKIEGSGFTVFQLRKNMLTHAYIGVVKYGGQIVHEALSNDVIEREVTLDNSPESHAILVRSTMRDGSSSYSKYLVVEDGNGGRIVHEETKTF; this is translated from the coding sequence ATGAATGCAGTTCTGAGAGTACCGCTTCTGCTCACTATCCTCTTGTCCACCAGGACCATTATTGCTAACCCTGGAGATGAAGAGAGAAGAGATAACAATAACGAAGAAAGGAgagataaaaatggaatgaTTTTGATAGATTTGGACGTATCTGGAGATATTCCAGACAAGATAAAGGTGATCAAGTCCAGGACACTCTTTCATCTAAATCGCTATAGAGTCGCTCCGGAATACAAAACACACTACAGAATAGGCGCAATTAGTGATAATGGAATGCGAGTTTTGGACgaaaatcatcaaaatttgcCACAGTATAGCAACATTATGGAAAGACAAGTCAGCCTGTTCAGAGACAGATACGGTACAAATGTAGTTAGAGTTACGGATACCTTCAAGATTGAGAATTCTAAAGTCATAAAAAATATGTTggagtttataaataaacCGGGAAAGTCTTTTTATGCACTACTAGTTAGATACCATATAGACATTGACCTGTTGGATCCAGGCACCCTAGACAAGCTAAACGTCCACAAAATTGAAGGATCAGGATTTACGGTCTTTCAACTGCGGAAAAATATGCTGACCCACGCCTATATTGGCGTAGTAAAGTACGGTGGACAGATTGTACATGAAGCTCTGAGCAACGATGTCATTGAACGGGAGGTGACTCTAGACAACAGCCCAGAGAGTCATGCCATTTTAGTAAGGTCAACAATGAGGGACGGAAGCTCTT
- a CDS encoding conserved hypothetical protein (encoded by transcript BEWA_047350A) has translation MMTKSLFGVAVFTYFAVSSVFAAAQPSPQELKPVAGPDGLQGPIGPVGKGLTAKTIAKPDPGSARELSSGANSTHDRESTGKPEESERRYDGPGSAGFCPGGPTNPSAFIHTCNPKDKLYAALLSPQYSGHAEQLGTGAASVDPVASNKAHVEEAEDKISSSRQEGADPQPGPKPGEGKEEEVGDVGDRDVEIQQKLEEDKPLSLVQASGLPGPPRPETDQGEDGQADETQGKDTKGAVGEENSTASQHGSGAQNQGHTPTEEPPAATSSTAVDQSQLQPEALGAVELAGQTASTALPEAPQQPDGPSPPANITQGNAQGEDTLTEDGEGAGSGDNSPSSEPTLSTFSSPQATTSEAHNPETSASGDAQPFAEDGGGSPKPVAPQLGQDTPEAEALTGQGSLAGETPVSSDLRATHKGRSAQSGRKAGDASDEGKAGQHTKTDGSAATVVQPAPRVDVTTAAKIRNGMNSSFSADYKAVYDGFSASHVFSAIAVVFAVALFY, from the coding sequence ATGATGACAAAATCTCTGTTTGGTGTTGCTGTCTTTACTTACTTTGCTGTTTCCAGCGTTTTTGCAGCTGCTCAACCCTCACCTCAAGAACTTAAACCTGTTGCTGGTCCTGATGGACTTCAAGGACCTATAGGACCTGTTGGTAAAGGACTTACTGCTAAAACAATTGCTAAACCTGATCCTGGAAGTGCTAGAGAACTAAGCTCTGGTGCTAATAGTACACATGATAGAGAATCTACTGGTAAacctgaagaatctgaacGACGATATGATGGTCCCGGCTCTGCTGGTTTTTGTCCTGGTGGGCCCACTAATCCCAGTGCTTTTATTCATACTTGTAATCCTAAAGATAAACTCTATGCTGCTCTTTTATCTCCTCAATATTCTGGTCATGCTGAACAACTTGGTACCGGAGCTGCTTCTGTTGATCCTGTTGCTAGTAATAAAGCTCATGTTGAAGAAGCCGAGGATAAGATAAGCTCATCTCGACAAGAGGGTGCTGATCCTCAACCTGGACCTAAACCTGgtgaaggaaaagaagaggaagttGGTGATGTTGGGGATCGAGATGTAGAAATACAGCAGAAATTAGAAGAAGATAAACCCTTATCTCTAGTACAAGCTTCTGGTCTTCCTGGACCTCCCAGACCTGAAACTGATCAAGGTGAAGATGGTCAAGCTGATGAAACTCAAGGTAAAGATACTAAAGGTGCTGTAGGTGAAGAAAACTCTACTGCTAGTCAACATGGTAGTGGAGCTCAAAACCAAGGACATACTCCTACTGAAGAACCTCCAGCTGCTACTTCCTCTACTGCTGTTGATCAATCTCAATTACAACCTGAAGCTCTTGGTGCTGTTGAACTTGCTGGTCAAACTGCTTCTACTGCTCTTCCTGAAGCCCCTCAACAACCTGATGGTCCATCTCCCCCGGCTAATATTACTCAAGGTAATGCTCAAGGTGAAGATACTCTAActgaagatggtgaagGAGCAGGCTCTGGTGATAATAGTCCATCTAGTGAACCTACTCTCTCtactttttcttctccCCAAGCTACTACTTCTGAAGCTCATAATCCTGAAACTTCTGCTTCTGGAGATGCTCAACCTTTTGCTGAAGATGGTGGAGGGTCTCCTAAACCTGTTGCTCCTCAACTTGGTCAAGATACTCCTGAAGCTGAAGCTCTTACTGGTCAAGGATCTCTTGCTGGAGAAACCCCTGTCTCATCTGACCTACGTGCTACTCATAAAGGTAGATCTGCTCAATCTGGTAGAAAAGCTGGTGATGCTAGTGATGAAGGTAAAGCTGGCCAGCATACTAAAACTGATGGTTCTGCTGCTACTGTTGTTCAACCTGCTCCTAGAGTTGACGTTACCACTGCTGCCAAGATCCGTAACGGCATGAACTCAAGCTTCTCTGCCGACTACAAGGCTGTGTACGATGGATTTTCCGCCTCTCACGTCTTCTCGGCCATCGCTGTTGTCTTTGCCGTTGCTTTGTTCTACTAA
- a CDS encoding hypothetical protein (encoded by transcript BEWA_047360A): protein MVHPQSSVIINIKEDVPSELETTGFYGGSPDREVRLEKSESPLSPGFLKFTHVASAGQPFTVEIVIYESESNTVDVGVKNKEIKHLAVWYWFGDINHNQPILIEVWEKDGTYTYYNKGDDNGWSIYNLRSNPLKGEALERKLEHLNCEYYKVVTMDLTLGKHQHGNSYCCSKHNGQEKVYVQELKVPVGSPPIPYYKHEIIDKGYKLTKIKYYDYSVNRKPHALSFPIPGSISACAFYCGGKNPVLLYLHSEDKNTISGWFKKNTIGTGDNWERTLTGVPCPDDIKGCDDGYFDALVMELMSAGCPYSRCTDNKSLHGAYGDSTSFVPSGLQGNAQPPQYLPKEYPQPAVSYYRPDATSPITGNSLKGPGSGVSMPNEEGTFKQTAIDGSEVLVARTADGQVYAIATPASGSAPEGVSKESSESKGSTSEVPAYPISHVKESETHKEDLVSDTESIVEKTKSQVAFQEQEATRADEDTDSTASETAARPADTLAEGEIGEIPGRGLLETFGALIKLGLTGLDTAATLGTSGLSATLGLDEKDVKQLVFGVLDLIDPGPHGPLGEKGSKGEPGQGDIRGGGGQGRNGPNLPNSNVPGETYETKEETGGPQAQLSESPDPGGKTQAVTGFLETATGLGYIISGVFGGSGAVGLAGYKLYQRFKGDPWVRQI, encoded by the coding sequence ATGGTCCATCCTCAATCTAGTGTTATaataaatattaaagagGATGTTCCTAGTGAATTAGAAACCACTGGATTTTATGGAGGATCTCCTGACAGAGAGGTAAGATTAGAAAAGTCTGAGAGTCCTCTATCTCCAGGTTTCTTAAAGTTCACACACGTAGCATCTGCTGGACAACCTTTTACCGTTGAGATTGTAATATATGAAAGTGAGAGTAACACTGTTGATGTAGGTGTGAAGAACAAAGAAATAAAACATTTAGCAGTATGGTATTGGTTTGGGGATATTAATCACAATCAGCCTATTCTCATAGAAGTATGGGAGAAGGATGGAACTTACACATATTACAACAAGGGAGATGACAATGGTTGGAGTATATATAACCTTCGATCTAATCCACTCAAAGGTGAAGCCCTTGAACGGAAACTGGAACATCTTAATTGTGAATATTACAAAGTGGTTACCATGGATCTCACTCTAGGTAAACACCAACATGGAAACTCGTACTGTTGTAGTAAGCATAATGGTCAAGAAAAGGTTTATGTTCAAGAGCTTAAAGTCCCAGTTGGTTCTCCACCAATCCCttactacaaacatgaaaTCATAGATAAAGGATATAAGCTCACTAAGATTAAGTACTATGATTACAGTGTTAATAGAAAACCTCATGCGTTAAGCTTTCCCATTCCTGGTTCAATAAGTGCCTGCGCATTCTACTGCGGAGGAAAAAATCCGGTCTTACTTTATCTACATTCTGAAGATAAAAACACCATTAGCGGATGGTTCAAAAAAAACACTATAGGTACTGGTGATAATTGGGAAAGAACCTTGACTGGAGTACCTTGTCCTGATGATATCAAAGGCTGTGATGATGGTTACTTTGATGCACTCGTGATGGAACTAATGAGTGCGGGATGTCCCTATTCAAGATGTACTGATAATAAATCCCTACATGGAGCATACGGTGATTCTACTTCTTTTGTTCCTTCTGGACTTCAAGGTAATGCTCAACCTCCTCAATATTTACCTAAAGAATATCCTCAGCCCGCCGTTTCATATTACCGGCCTGATGCTACCAGccctattactggaaataGTCTCAAAGGACCAGGCTCTGGTGTTAGTATGCCTAACGAAGAAGGGAcatttaaacaaactgCTATTGATGGTTCTGAAGTACTAGTTGCTCGTACTGCTGATGGCCAAGTTTATGCTATTGCTACTCCCGCTTCCGGATCTGCTCCTGAGGGAGTTTCTAAAGAATCCAGTGAATCTAAAGGGTCTACATCAGAGGTTCCTGCATATCCTATTTCACATGTAAAAGAGTCTGAGACTCATAAAGAAGATCTGGTAAGTGATACAGAGTCGATTGTAGAAAAGACTAAATCGCAAGTTGCATTCCAAGAACAAGAAGCAACACGTGCtgatgaagatactgaCTCTACTGCTTCTGAAACTGCTGCTAGACCTGCTGATACTCTTGCTGAAGGCGAAATTGGAGAAATCCCTGGTAGAGGACTATTGGAAACTTTTGGTGCTCTTATCAAGCTTGGATTAACTGGACTAGATACGGCTGCTACACTTGGCACATCTGGATTGAGTGCTACCCTTGGACtagatgaaaaggatgttaAACAACTCGTATTCGGAGTACTAGATCTTATTGATCCTGGACCTCATGGACCTCTTGGTGAAAAGGGTAGTAAAGGAGAACCTGGTCAAGGTGATATTAGAGGTGGAGGAGGACAAGGCCGTAATGGTCCTAATCTACCTAATAGTAATGTTCCCGGTGAAACTTATGAAactaaagaagaaactgGTGGACCTCAAGCTCAACTAAGTGAATCTCCTGATCCTGGTGGAAAAACTCAAGCTGTTACTGGATTTCTTGAAACTGCTACTGGTCTAGGATATATCATCTCTGGtgtttttggtggatcAGGTGCAGTTGGTCTGGCAGGTTATAAGCTTTATCAACgttttaaaggagatccttgggttcgacaaatatga
- a CDS encoding hypothetical protein (encoded by transcript BEWA_047370A), whose translation MHAVFIPSHSLATVRVQGAKEQALLNIAINRAHENNLKTIWIDIKRAFDSIDHKYLHAVLDHLNIPDWITNFIKHITSGWTIDVRCGKEPIMVKKVTRGILQGDSLSPLLFVLCMDPLSKILHSVYPTVKGKIGEKQEHAMNHLLFMDDIKLSANDDYMIENCLGNERSLKTIGPEINRDESETTP comes from the coding sequence ATGCATGCAGTTTTCATTCCGAGTCATAGTTTGGCCACGGTTCGAGTTCAAGGGGCAAAGGAACAAGCACTGTTGAACATTGCAATTAACAGAGCGCACGAGAATAATCTAAAGACAATATGGATCGATATCAAAAGGGCATTCGATTCGATAGAccataaatatttacatgCCGTTTTAGATCACCTTAATATCCCAGATTGGATTACTAACTTTATAAAGCATATCACTAGTGGATGGACAATAGACGTTAGATGTGGGAAAGAACCTATAATGGTGAAAAAGGTAACAAGAGGAATCCTCCAAGGAGACTCGTTATCACCACTTCTATTTGTACTATGCATGGATCCCCTGAGTAAAATCCTCCATTCAGTTTACCCAACGGTAAAAGGAAAGATTGGAGAAAAACAGGAACATGCCATGAACCACCTACTATTCATGGATGACATTAAACTATCTGCAAATGACGACTATATGATTGAGAATTGTTTAGGGAATGAAAGGTCCCTCAAAACAATAGGCCCGGAGATTAACAGAGATGAATCAGAGACCACACCATGA
- a CDS encoding hypothetical protein (encoded by transcript BEWA_047380A) produces MTPTTVAIDVAKRAEAGEDGVRLDDSSNRCYYLVGDVKVFLTSTYPEDSPGYEKVTHTPEGAKIRDIMHNRRKYNISSTTLSTVSVYYWVYDREHENPLLIELGDRTSCYAVEHSDSLKNVNSLSKYSLIQLLDGFNCIYNNAHNIDLSRIHDYVCIFEGCREVIAVNSTPFCNYIKHSHSIPHKNNGFKISALIYRGKRAMNIPIPAYAIKSFSVYYSTCDVLLSYPLIVEFEQAEENGYEFYKIGGELWKVVPMKEGPSSSEENNKILKETLDDLMKTYFSTHKGEKSHINASIIVAGIAGGIASAGLLCFVALSLVPHAKTFLKTGKALL; encoded by the coding sequence AGCAGAAGCGGGTGAGGATGGAGTTAGGCTAGATGACTCCTCAAACAGGTGTTATTACCTTGTTGGAGACGTAAAGGTATTTCTAACCAGCACATACCCGGAGGACAGCCCTGGCTATGAAAAGGTAACCCATACTCCAGAGGGAGCAAAGATCAGAGACATAATGCATAACAGGAGAAAATACAACATTAGTAGTACAACACTTTCTACAGTttctgtctactactgggtGTACGATAGAGAGCATGAGAATCCTCTCCTTATCGAACTGGGTGATCGAACAAGTTGCTACGCCGTTGAACACAGTGACAGCCTGAAAAACGTCAATTCCTTGAGTAAGTATAGTCTAATACAACTCCTTGATGGTTTTAATTGCATTTACAACAACGCTCACAATATAGACCTTTCCAGGATCCATGATTACGTGTGCATTTTTGAAGGATGCAGAGAAGTTATTGCTGTGAATTCAACACCATTTTGCAACTACATAAAACATTCCCATTCAATACCTCACAAGAATAATGGATTCAAGATTTCTGCGCTCATCTACAGGGGGAAACGAGCCATGAACATACCGATCCCCGCTTACGCTATAAAGAGTTTTTCCGTGTATTATTCCACCTGTGACGTCTTGTTATCATACCCTCTTATCGTCGAGTTTGAACAGGCCGAGGAGAATGGTTATgagttttacaaaattgGGGGTGAACTCTGGAAGGTGGTACCAATGAAGGAGGGGCCTAGTAGCTCGGAAGAGAATAACAAGATACTTAAAGAGACGCTAGACGACCTAATGAAAACATACTTTTCAACACACAAGGGTGAAAAGTCTCATATTAATGCTAGTATCATTGTCGCCGGAATAGCTGGAGGTATAGCCTCTGCTGGTCTCCTTTGTTTTGTGGCACTCAGCTTGGTTCCTCATGCAAAGACCTTCTTGAAAACTGGAAAGGCTTTATTATAG